From the Acidimicrobiales bacterium genome, the window TGATCGACAGGGCTGCCGCCGGACTCATGGGCGTCGTTCACCCGTATTGCTCCTTGAGCCTGGCCGCGACGGGTGCCGGGACCATGCCCGAGATGTCGCCGCCGTACTTGGCGAAGTCCCGGATGAACTTCGAGGCCAGGAACGAACTGCGCGAGGCCGACGGGATGAACAGTGTGTGGATCCCCGAGGCCGCGTTGTTCATCTGTGCCATCTGGAGTTCGTTCTCGAAGTCCGAGACGGCCCGCAGGCCTTTCACGATGAAGTCGGCGCCGATGTCGCGCGCCAGATCGACGACGAGACCGCTGAACATCTCGACGCTCACGTTCACCATGTGTGCCGTGGCCTCGTTGAGCATCGCCTCGCGATCGTCGAGCCCGAAGACCCCGTCCTTGGTCGTGTTGATCATCGCCGCGACGACGACCTCGTCGAACAGCGACGCGGCGGTCTCGATGATCTCGATGTGGCCGTTGTGAACGGGATCGAAGGATCCGGGATAGAGAACGCGGGTCACGTGGGAGTCTCCACTCTCAGGGCGTCAGGGCCGAACCCGCGTGTGCGAGCGTCACCACGGTAGTCCCGTACCGGCGCGCTCGGTACGTCTCCCACCCGTCGGGGAGCTCGATCTCGCGGTCGGACTCGATCACGACGACGGCATCGTGGACCGACGAGAGCAGCTCCCCCCAGCCGTCGAACGCATACGGGGGATCGAGCAGGACGAGATCGACACCGACCGCCTGGCGCAGCGCGGTGGCCCCGTCGCCCGCCACGACGACCGACCGATCACCGAAACCGAGCGTCTCGATGTTGTCGCGAAGCGCCGAGAGCGCGCGCCGGTCGTTCTCCACGAACGTGCACTGCGCGGCGCCACGGGAGAGCGCTTCGATGCCGAGCGCGCCCGAACCGGCGAACACGTCGATCACACGGGCATCCTCGATCGCTCCGAGCGAGAACAGCGAGTTGAACATCGCCTCACGCACACGATCGGCCGTCGGCCGGGTGCCGTCGCCCTCGGGGACGATCAATCGACGGCCGCGGGCGGATCCGGCTACTACACGCATCGCGACAGTCTGGCGGGTCGGGGGCGCTGTGGCGCGCTACGGTCGGCGCGTGCCCGTCCCCGAGACCATCACCTGCGTCGACTGTGGCGGTCACTGCGGCCGCATCACCTACGAACCCGACGAGGGATTCGAGCCGGGCGACATCGTCGCCTACCGGTGCCGCGACTGCCTCGACCGTTGGGACATCGAGCTGACTGCCGACGACATCGAAGTGGAATCCCCGTCGTGACACAGGACCTGATCGAGATCGACGGCCATACGTTCGACCTACGACCGATCGAGGGCAGGCGCGGGATCGAAGGGGCGTTCACACTCAAGAAGCCCCGCTGGATGCTGGATCGCTACCTCGAACTGGCCCAGGAGTTCCAGGGCGCGAAGATCGTCGAACTCGGGTTGTGGGACGGCGGCTCGACCGCGTTCCTCACTTCGGCATTCCAGCCGGGTGCACTCGTGGGATTCGAACTGGACACGCGCCCACTGACCTCGCTCGATCGGTTTCTCGACGGTCATCCGCTCCGCGACTCGGTGCACGTACACCTCGGGGTCAACCAGGCCGACACCGCCGCACTGCGGGACGCGATCGCCCACGACGTCGACGGTCCGCTCGACGTCGTCATCGACGACGCGTCACACCTGCTGGAACCCACGTCGGCGTCGTTCGACTGCCTGTTCCCGCTCGTGCGGCCGCACGGCATCTATGTCATCGAAGACTGGTCGCACGAGCACCAGCTCGCCTACGGGATTCGTCAACAGCTCGCGGCCGGAAGCATCGACGCGGAGCATCTGGTGTCGTCGCACGGCGGCGGCATCCCCTCGACGCCGCTGAGCCGACTCATCATCGACATCATGCTCGCGACGGCCAACCCCGACGGGATCGTGGAGGAGATCAGGGTCGAACGCGGTCTTGCGGTCGTCCGACGAGGTGCCGCCGAACTCGACCCGGACGACTTCTCGCTGCGCGAACTCATCGGCGAGATCGGGCGCGAGATCTCACCGCGTCCGGAATAGGTCCTCAACTCTTCATCAGGAACTCGGCCTCGTCGTCGCCGAGCAAGAGGGCGATCTCGTCGTCGAGCTCCGGATGCTGCGCGAGTTCCGGATCCTCATCGATGATCCGACTCGCCACCTCGCGAGCGACGCCGACCCATTCCTTGTCGGTCACGAGCGACGCGAGCTTCAGATCGTTGCGACCCTTCTGCCGCTCCCCCATGATCGTGCCCTCGCCGCGCAGCTCGAGGTCGACCTCGGCGAGAGCGAAGCCGTCGGTGCTCGCGACGAGGGCCTCGATCCGCGTCTCGCCGTCGCTGGTGGTGGGATCGCCGACGAGGAAGCAGCGGCTCGCCTCGTGCCCTCGCCCTACCCGGCCCCGGAGCTGATGGAGCTGGGCGATACCGAAACGATCGGCGTCGAGCACCACCATGACGGTGGCGTTGGGGACGTCGACGCCGACCTCGATGACGGTGGTGGCGACCAACACGTCGGTCTCGCCGGCCCGGAACCGTTCCATGACCTCGGCCTTTTGCATCGACGGCATCTGTCCGTGCAGCAGATCGACCCGCAGATCGTGGAGCTCGCCGCCCGTGAGCGACTCGTGGGTCTCGGTGGCGCTGCTGACATCGAGCGCCTCGGACTCGCCGATCAGCGGACACACCACATACGCCTGGCGACCCGCGGCGACCTCGTCGCGCACTGCGTCCCACACCGCGGCCTCGTCGTCCTCGGTGCGAGCCCACGCAGTGACGATCGGTGTGCGGCCCGGAGGGAGCTCGTCGAGCACGCTGACGTCGAGATCGCCGTAGACCGTCATCGCCGCGGTGCGCGGGATCGGCGTGGCCGTCATCACGAGCACGTCGGGCGCCGCGCTCGCGTCGCCCTTGTCACGCAACGCCGCACGCTGCTCGACACCGAACCGGTGCTGCTCGTCGATCACCACCACGCCGAGCGACGAGTACTCGACCTTGTCCTGGATCAACGCGTGTGTACCGATCACGATGTCGACCCGGCCGGTCACGAGGTCGGCCAGGATCTTCCGACGATCGCCGGCGCCGACACGGTTGGTCAGCAACTCGATCCGGAGCGGGCGGTCGCCCATGAGCGTCGTCGGATCGGGGACCATCAGATCGCCGAGCATCGAGGTCACCCCGAGGTGGTGCTGCTCGGCGAGCACCTCGGTGGGGGCCATCAACGCGCCCTGATGACCCCCCTGGACCGCGGCGAGCAGCGCGGTGACGGCGACCACGGTCTTGCCCGAACCGACGTCGCCCTGCAGCAGCCGGTGCATGGGGCGTTCGAGCGCGAGGTCGGCGCCGATCTCGCGTATGGCCCGCAGTTGCGCACCGGTCAGCGGGAACGGGAGGCGCTCGTGGAACCGGGCGACGAGCTCTCCGTCGAGCGAGTGCGACAACCCGGCCGTCTCCCGTTCGATCCGACGCTTGCGCCGCACGAGCTCGAGCTGGACCCGCAACAACTCGTCGAAGACCAGGCGACGCCGGGCCTCGTCCTTTTCGTGCATCGAATCGGGGTGATGGATGCCGTTGATCGCGGCATCACGGGTGACGAAACGGAACCGATCACGGACCTCGTCCGGCAGCGGGTCGGCGAAACCGCGCACCGCAGCCCGCTTCAACGCCTCCTCGATGAACGACTGGAGGTCCCGCGTCAGCAGTCCCGACTTCTCGGACTGCGGGTAGACGGGGATGATCCGCCCCGTCTGATCTCCGACGAGATCGACGACCGGGCCGGTCATCTGGCGGTTCCCGCGGAAGAGGTCGCACTTCCCGTGGACCATCAGGGTCATGCCTGGCTGCAACTGCTTCTCGCGCCAGCGCTGGTTGAAGAACGTGAGGGTCAGCTGATGACCACCGTCGCCGATCACCACCTCGGTCAGCGTCCGCCGTCCTCGCAGCTGACGGGTACTGCTGCTGCGCACCTCGCCGAAGACCGTCGCCTCGTCGCCCTTCCCCAGATCGGCGATCTTCGCCTCTCGTGTGCGATCGAGATGGCGCCGGGGGTAGTGCTGCACGAGGTCGAGCACCGTGTGGATGTCGGCCGACGCGAGCGACTTCTCCTTCTTCTCGCCGACCCCGCGCAGCCGACTCACCGGCATCTCGGCCAGGTCCCGCAGCGTGAGCGGCGGATCGCCTGCGGGCACCGTCGGCTACTCCAACCCGAAATAGTACGGGTACAGGGGCTGACCGCCGTCGTGCACCTCGACCTCGACCTCGGGGTGATGCTCCCCGATCCAGGCTTCGATCGCCGCCGTCGCCTCGTCGTCGGCGTCCTCGCCGGCGATGACGGTCAGCAGCTCGTGTTCGTCGTCGAGGATGTGCGACAGCAGCCCCGTCGCCGCGTCGACCATCGTCGACTCCACCGCCCGGATCCCGTCGCGACAGATCCCGAGCCAGTCGCCGGTCGCGATCGGGCCGACATCGGAGGTCGACTCCCGCACCGCCTGGGTCACCTCACCGGCGACGACCGCGCTCGCCGCCTCGGTCATGTTGGCCGCATTCGTGTCGGCGCTGTCCTGAGGGTCGTACGACATGAGGCAGGCCAGCCCCTCGGCGACACCTCTGGTGGGCACGACACGAACGGTCCGACTCGTCTGCGCATCGACCTGCAGTGCCACCGGAATGATGTTCTTGTTGTTCGGGAGGATGACGACCTCCGGCGCCGGCACCGACTCGACGGCGGCAACCAGCTCAGCGGTCGACGGGTTCATCGACTGGCCACCGGCGACCACCGCGTGCACACCCATCGAGCGCAGGATCGCGACCACCCCGGCACCCACCCCGACCGCCACCACAGCGGTGGGAACGGGGTCGCCCTGCGACGCACCCATCTCGGCCTGAACCCACTCGCGCTCCTCGAGCTCTTCGAGGAGGTCGGTCACCCGGATCTTGTGCGGTCGCCCGACCGCGATGCCGCACTCGATCGCCGCGCCGATGTCGTCGCAGTGGATGTGACAGTTGAAGATGCCATCGCCGCCGACGACCACGATGGAGTCGCCCACCTCCGCCCACGCCGACTTGAAGCCCTCGATCGTCGCGTCGGGCGCGTCGAGGAGGAACATCACTTCGTAGCGGAGGTCGGCGATCGACGGCTCGTGGTCATCGCCCTCGGGGCGATGAGGTTCGACCGGCGGCGAGACCAGTGTCGGCGCGGGCATCGAGCGACCGTCGACGACATGGAGCGCGGCGTCGAGGAACAGGAGGAGGCCCGCACCACCCGCATCGACCACCCCGGCATCGGCCAGGACCTTCAGAAGCGTCGGTGTGCGTTCGAGCGACGCGCCGCCCTCGGCGCGCGCCGACTCGAGCACGCCGAGGAGATCGGCGCCGCCGGCCGCAGCGGCGACCGCAGCCGCCGACGACTCGCGTACGACGGTGAGGATCGTTCCCTCGACCGGATTACCGACCGCCGTGTAGGCCCCGTCCGCCGCCGCGGCGAGCGCATCGGCGAACGCGGTGCCGTCGATGGGCGAGCGATCGCGGACCACGCCGGCGAACCCGCGCAGGATCTGCGACATGATCACGCCACTGTTGCCACGGGCCCCCATGAGCGAGCCGTGGGCGATCGCGGTGCACACCGCGTCGATGTCGGATCCTGCGTCGACGCCGTCGAGCTCGTCGACCACCGAGGCGAGAGTGAGCGACATGTTCGTGCCGGTGTCGCCGTCGGGCACCGGGTAGACGTTGAGATTGTTGATCGCCTCGCGGTGGGCGCCGAGCGCGTCGCGGAACGCCACCACGATGGCGCGGAGAGTCTGGGCGTCGAGAGTGTCGATCGGCACAGGTGCGGATCGTACCGGCCCGACGTCGCCCGCGTGACCTCCGCGCGGATACGCTGCGGCCCATGCAGGGTGTGATCAAGAGCTACGACCCGGGCACCGGCGACGGTGTCCTGATCAACGAGGCCGACCTGGCCGACGTCGATCTCGCCGACGATGCCCTCGAGGGCTCGCTGTTCCGGATGCTCCGGCAGGGTCAGCGGGTCAACTTCGATCTCGACGAGCACGGACGGGCCACACACCTGCGTCTCGGCTCCGAGATCGACATGGGCACCCCCGACCTCTGACCCTCCCCCCCATCCCCTCCGCCTTTTGTGACGTCGCGCTCCCGCAATGCGCGACTGCGACGTCACAGATCGAGGGACGTCACAGATCGAGGGACGTCACAGATCGAGGAGGGAGCGGATCTGACGGACAACGTGATGGGGTCGGTCGCGAAGGTCACCGTGGGTGTATCGCAAGACGGTCCAGCCGAGGAGGACGAGTCCGTTCTGTCGCCTCCGGTCGCTCTCGAATCGGTCCACACGCGTGTGGGGGTCATTCCCGTCGTACTCGAGGGCGAGACGCACTTGCGGGTAGGCGAGATCGATGAACCGTGGCGCTCCGCCGATCATCACTCGGTGTTGCCGCACCGGTTCCGGGAGTCCGGCGTCGGCGAGAAGACGAAGCAGGGCGACCTCTGGCCCCGAATCGGTCTCTGCGGCGCCGGCAGGAAGCGCATCGATGGCCAGGTCCAGACTGACCAGGCCATTGCGACCGTGCTGGGAGAATCGGCGGCGCACATCGATGAGCTCGGACTTCGTCACCTTCCCGACCGCAACGCTGTGATCGACGAGCCGGCGGACCTCGTGCGCCGGGAAGACGAGGCCCGCATCTGCGAGAGTTCGTGCCGGCGAGGTGACCGGGATCTCCTCGAGGTGGGTGACGTCGCGTGGATCGAGATCGACGGAACGGTGTACGCCCACGCCATCGAGCACACGGCTCGCCGGGTAACGAATGGTCACTTCGACCTCGTCGTCGACGGTCCGCATGTCCCACAACCGCAACGCGCTCCGGTGCGACGCGGCCAGGCGGTCGTCGGCGAGGCACGCTGCTCTGACCCGCTGCCGCCAGGTGATCGGGGCGCCGGCGACCCGCACCACGCCCCGATGGACCGGGTCGAGAAGGCCGCGCGTGCACATCCGACTCTGGGCCGAACGGTCGACCCCCAACGCTCGCAGCTGCGCCGTCGTCAGGAGTCCGTCTTGTCCGGCTGCGAGCTCCACCAACTCTCGAAAGTCGGCCGACATCGGCGCCACCTCCTCGATCCATGACCCCTCAGTCGCGCAGTGCGCGACCCAGGCGTCAGAAAAGGGGGAAGGGGTGGGGTGAGGGAAGGAGCGGGGAGGTGAGGGAAGACCCCGGGGGTCTACATGGCGGGGGTGATGCCGAGGTCGGCGTAGCCCTGCTTTTCGAAGTTGGCGCGGAACATGTCGCGGAGCTTCGCAGCGGCTTCGTCGTAGGCCTCGGGATCGTCCCAGGTGTCGCGCGGGTTCAGGATCTCGTCGTCGACGCCCGCACAGGTGGTCGGCATCTTGAGACCGAGAATCGGCTGGACCTCGAGCTCCACGTCGTCGAACTCTCCGGCGAGCGCGGCGTTGAGCAGCGCACGGGTCGCCTTGAGCGACATGCGATCGCCCTTGCCGTAGGGTCCACCGGTCCAACCGGTGTTGAGGAGGATGCAGCGTGTCTCGTTCTCGGCCATGCGCTTCGCGAGCAGCTCGGCATAGACCGACGCCTTCTGCGACATGAACGCCGCACCGAAGCACGCAGAGAACGACGGCTCCGGCTCGGTGACCCCCACCTCGGTGCCGGCGAGCTTCGAGGTGAAACCCATCACGAAGTGGTACATCGTCTCCTCGTTGTCGAGGATCGAGACGGGCGGCAGCACACCAAACGCGTCGGCGGTGAGAAGGACGATGGTCTCGGGATGCGGCCCGGCGGCGCCCTCACGGACGTTGGGGTTCGCACTCAGCGGGTAGGCGAAACGGGTGTTCTCGGTGATCGAGCCGTCGGTCAGGTCGAACTCCTGCGGATCGGTTTCCTCGATCGCCTTGCCCGGCAGCGGCGGCACGTTCTCGATCAGGGTGCCCTTCATGGACATCGCAGCGGCGATCACGGGCTCGTTGCCCTTGTCGAGATCGATGAGCTTGGCGTAGCAGCCGTCTTCGAAGTT encodes:
- a CDS encoding DAK2 domain-containing protein is translated as MPIDTLDAQTLRAIVVAFRDALGAHREAINNLNVYPVPDGDTGTNMSLTLASVVDELDGVDAGSDIDAVCTAIAHGSLMGARGNSGVIMSQILRGFAGVVRDRSPIDGTAFADALAAAADGAYTAVGNPVEGTILTVVRESSAAAVAAAAGGADLLGVLESARAEGGASLERTPTLLKVLADAGVVDAGGAGLLLFLDAALHVVDGRSMPAPTLVSPPVEPHRPEGDDHEPSIADLRYEVMFLLDAPDATIEGFKSAWAEVGDSIVVVGGDGIFNCHIHCDDIGAAIECGIAVGRPHKIRVTDLLEELEEREWVQAEMGASQGDPVPTAVVAVGVGAGVVAILRSMGVHAVVAGGQSMNPSTAELVAAVESVPAPEVVILPNNKNIIPVALQVDAQTSRTVRVVPTRGVAEGLACLMSYDPQDSADTNAANMTEAASAVVAGEVTQAVRESTSDVGPIATGDWLGICRDGIRAVESTMVDAATGLLSHILDDEHELLTVIAGEDADDEATAAIEAWIGEHHPEVEVEVHDGGQPLYPYYFGLE
- the coaD gene encoding pantetheine-phosphate adenylyltransferase; protein product: MTRVLYPGSFDPVHNGHIEIIETAASLFDEVVVAAMINTTKDGVFGLDDREAMLNEATAHMVNVSVEMFSGLVVDLARDIGADFIVKGLRAVSDFENELQMAQMNNAASGIHTLFIPSASRSSFLASKFIRDFAKYGGDISGMVPAPVAARLKEQYG
- a CDS encoding class I SAM-dependent methyltransferase, which translates into the protein MTQDLIEIDGHTFDLRPIEGRRGIEGAFTLKKPRWMLDRYLELAQEFQGAKIVELGLWDGGSTAFLTSAFQPGALVGFELDTRPLTSLDRFLDGHPLRDSVHVHLGVNQADTAALRDAIAHDVDGPLDVVIDDASHLLEPTSASFDCLFPLVRPHGIYVIEDWSHEHQLAYGIRQQLAAGSIDAEHLVSSHGGGIPSTPLSRLIIDIMLATANPDGIVEEIRVERGLAVVRRGAAELDPDDFSLRELIGEIGREISPRPE
- the recG gene encoding ATP-dependent DNA helicase RecG, with product MPAGDPPLTLRDLAEMPVSRLRGVGEKKEKSLASADIHTVLDLVQHYPRRHLDRTREAKIADLGKGDEATVFGEVRSSSTRQLRGRRTLTEVVIGDGGHQLTLTFFNQRWREKQLQPGMTLMVHGKCDLFRGNRQMTGPVVDLVGDQTGRIIPVYPQSEKSGLLTRDLQSFIEEALKRAAVRGFADPLPDEVRDRFRFVTRDAAINGIHHPDSMHEKDEARRRLVFDELLRVQLELVRRKRRIERETAGLSHSLDGELVARFHERLPFPLTGAQLRAIREIGADLALERPMHRLLQGDVGSGKTVVAVTALLAAVQGGHQGALMAPTEVLAEQHHLGVTSMLGDLMVPDPTTLMGDRPLRIELLTNRVGAGDRRKILADLVTGRVDIVIGTHALIQDKVEYSSLGVVVIDEQHRFGVEQRAALRDKGDASAAPDVLVMTATPIPRTAAMTVYGDLDVSVLDELPPGRTPIVTAWARTEDDEAAVWDAVRDEVAAGRQAYVVCPLIGESEALDVSSATETHESLTGGELHDLRVDLLHGQMPSMQKAEVMERFRAGETDVLVATTVIEVGVDVPNATVMVVLDADRFGIAQLHQLRGRVGRGHEASRCFLVGDPTTSDGETRIEALVASTDGFALAEVDLELRGEGTIMGERQKGRNDLKLASLVTDKEWVGVAREVASRIIDEDPELAQHPELDDEIALLLGDDEAEFLMKS
- a CDS encoding type IV toxin-antitoxin system AbiEi family antitoxin domain-containing protein, whose protein sequence is MSADFRELVELAAGQDGLLTTAQLRALGVDRSAQSRMCTRGLLDPVHRGVVRVAGAPITWRQRVRAACLADDRLAASHRSALRLWDMRTVDDEVEVTIRYPASRVLDGVGVHRSVDLDPRDVTHLEEIPVTSPARTLADAGLVFPAHEVRRLVDHSVAVGKVTKSELIDVRRRFSQHGRNGLVSLDLAIDALPAGAAETDSGPEVALLRLLADAGLPEPVRQHRVMIGGAPRFIDLAYPQVRLALEYDGNDPHTRVDRFESDRRRQNGLVLLGWTVLRYTHGDLRDRPHHVVRQIRSLLDL